The following proteins are co-located in the Dyadobacter chenwenxiniae genome:
- a CDS encoding sensor histidine kinase, translating into MRFKSTLYNFWIKLTGPPTKFPLNARIFHSVCLISLAALSYNVPFNYFIGLPKVALISLVVLLIITALYYASRIRNQYGISILITNMVGLILFVINYFLNSGLRGPTDLFFLLLLLLSIGISPANQYKIWIPINILVVVTLNAIEYFYPETVPYTYVDRYSAFIDHMSAYVVVSILAYICTDYIRRSYENEKKSALEKSHFIAEKNQQILKQNVELERINGEKNKLMSIVAHDVRAPLASIQNFLELLTDYELDEAEKKDIKKELLDATNDTMALLSKLLNWSKSQINGVSAQKQRLNLDELLNTTLALERSSATRKNIDLDYKIDPAIAIFADRDMMQVVFRNLIGNAIKFTPEGGQVSIESQLSGTDCIIAVRDNGIGISAERQAVIFSLNVQSTYGTKNEKGVGLGLLLTQEFVAAQDGKIWFESAPSDGTTFFVAIPRASKSTSTTEPDQLQFGTSDRL; encoded by the coding sequence TTGCGTTTCAAATCCACGCTTTACAATTTTTGGATCAAATTAACCGGGCCGCCCACCAAATTTCCTCTGAACGCCCGGATATTTCACTCGGTATGCCTGATCTCGCTTGCTGCGCTGAGTTATAATGTGCCATTCAATTACTTTATAGGACTACCCAAAGTAGCCCTGATCAGCCTGGTAGTTTTGTTGATAATTACGGCTCTGTATTATGCTTCACGCATACGGAACCAGTATGGGATTTCGATTCTGATCACCAATATGGTGGGATTGATATTATTCGTCATTAATTATTTTCTCAATTCCGGGCTGCGAGGCCCTACCGACCTCTTTTTTCTCCTCCTCCTGTTGTTGAGCATTGGCATAAGTCCTGCCAACCAGTATAAAATCTGGATTCCAATCAATATCCTGGTGGTTGTAACATTGAATGCCATTGAGTATTTCTATCCCGAAACGGTTCCATATACCTATGTTGACAGATACAGCGCGTTCATTGACCATATGTCCGCATATGTGGTTGTGTCAATCCTGGCATACATTTGTACGGATTATATCAGGCGGAGTTATGAAAATGAGAAGAAGTCTGCACTCGAAAAATCCCACTTTATTGCCGAGAAAAATCAGCAGATCCTGAAACAAAATGTTGAGCTTGAACGCATCAATGGCGAGAAGAACAAGCTCATGTCTATCGTCGCACATGACGTTCGGGCGCCGCTCGCCAGCATTCAGAATTTCCTGGAACTGCTGACTGACTACGAACTGGACGAAGCCGAAAAAAAGGATATAAAGAAAGAGCTGCTCGATGCCACTAACGACACAATGGCTTTGCTGTCTAAGTTATTGAACTGGTCTAAATCCCAGATCAACGGCGTATCTGCTCAAAAGCAACGCCTGAACCTGGACGAACTGCTGAACACCACCCTGGCCCTTGAAAGGAGCAGCGCCACCAGAAAAAACATTGATCTTGATTACAAGATAGACCCGGCCATTGCGATTTTTGCAGACCGGGACATGATGCAGGTTGTGTTTAGAAATCTGATCGGCAACGCTATCAAATTCACTCCAGAAGGCGGACAGGTAAGCATAGAATCCCAATTATCGGGCACTGACTGCATCATCGCGGTCAGGGATAACGGAATCGGGATCTCAGCTGAGCGACAGGCTGTCATTTTTTCGCTCAATGTGCAATCTACGTATGGAACCAAAAATGAGAAAGGCGTTGGCCTGGGCTTGTTATTAACCCAGGAATTCGTTGCTGCGCAGGATGGGAAGATCTGGTTCGAGTCGGCCCCTTCGGATGGAACAACGTTTTTTGTTGCTATCCCAAGGGCCTCGAAATCGACCTCAACCACTGAACCGGATCAATTGCAATTCGGAACTTCCGACAGGTTGTAA
- a CDS encoding DUF4406 domain-containing protein has protein sequence MKGLMILVAGPYRSGTNDDPTLMQQNLSKLESVTLELFRAGHLPVIGEWVALPLLRLAGSSVPGDAPYEEILYPVAERLLHKCDAILRLEGASKGADEDVRIGRERGLQIFYNLSEVPNCN, from the coding sequence ATGAAAGGTTTAATGATACTTGTCGCCGGTCCTTATCGTTCTGGCACGAATGATGATCCCACGCTGATGCAGCAAAATCTGTCCAAATTGGAATCCGTTACGCTTGAACTATTCCGGGCGGGCCATTTGCCGGTAATAGGAGAGTGGGTGGCTTTGCCTTTGCTGCGTCTGGCCGGATCGAGCGTACCCGGAGACGCCCCTTATGAAGAGATCCTATACCCGGTTGCCGAGCGTTTGCTGCACAAATGTGACGCTATCCTGCGACTGGAAGGCGCTTCCAAGGGTGCAGACGAAGATGTGCGCATTGGTCGGGAGCGAGGACTGCAGATTTTTTACAACCTGTCGGAAGTTCCGAATTGCAATTGA
- a CDS encoding DeoR/GlpR family DNA-binding transcription regulator, with protein sequence MNFQERKKKILTAVEESGSLSVFELSEKLAMSPATIRRDLHDIAEEGLLLRTHGGAMKIENPVLTSFAAKAGTNEANKEKIAQVAAEYVTDGDIIFLDCGSTVFKMCRYLKKRNGIKVITNSLPIMAELIDVPSISLNLIGGEIDKQRKAVHGHKAIEHIGSYHAHKAFIGIDGISAHNGLTAHSEHESSITSAFIRNASQVFVLCDSSKVGKDSHIKFGNLSQINTLFTDQDLDPGRKKGLIEKGLNVVIAE encoded by the coding sequence ATGAATTTCCAAGAGCGAAAGAAAAAAATTCTGACCGCAGTTGAAGAATCGGGCAGCTTGTCGGTGTTTGAATTGTCGGAAAAACTGGCCATGTCACCTGCCACGATACGCCGTGACCTGCACGACATTGCCGAAGAAGGCTTGCTGCTGCGCACTCACGGGGGCGCTATGAAGATTGAGAATCCGGTTTTAACCAGCTTCGCTGCGAAAGCGGGCACGAATGAAGCGAACAAAGAAAAAATTGCGCAAGTCGCCGCTGAATATGTGACAGATGGAGACATTATTTTTCTTGATTGCGGCAGCACTGTTTTCAAAATGTGCCGGTATCTCAAAAAACGCAATGGAATCAAAGTGATCACCAATTCGCTCCCCATCATGGCAGAACTGATTGATGTCCCCTCCATAAGCCTGAATTTGATCGGTGGCGAAATTGACAAACAACGCAAAGCCGTTCACGGGCACAAGGCAATTGAACATATCGGCAGTTATCATGCGCACAAAGCATTCATAGGCATTGATGGAATTTCGGCGCACAATGGCTTAACTGCGCATAGCGAGCACGAATCTTCGATCACGTCTGCCTTTATAAGGAATGCTTCGCAGGTTTTTGTCCTTTGCGATTCGTCGAAGGTTGGTAAGGACAGCCACATTAAATTTGGCAACTTGTCACAGATTAACACCCTTTTCACAGATCAGGATCTCGATCCGGGTAGAAAAAAGGGGCTTATTGAAAAAGGACTGAATGTGGTCATAGCCGAATGA
- a CDS encoding AraC family transcriptional regulator: protein MEDQQEQFVLGIVAYAVQRDISATQLCKLSGISLPELTGKNSITFSAKQLNDLWLNACHLSNDPLFGLHLGESLQLAALGVVGEIVKTSTTVGNAVSIATSLTGLVTDLFKMEVRQSERRFTINLIPNQARLKDSEFAFKQTLDFFMVFLIHELDGFILEKIKPEEARLPFTASAAKEYTRLLRCEPLETKDEYALTFDSKYWDLPIITANYELQTSLLQNVNLLELTQAESDSYRARIYQYLLKNAYLGIVSLEEIAANFNVSPRSLQRKLKDENVTYQEVADEVRKALALNYLSSGKYLIKEISYMLGYNELSAFSRAFKRWTGTTPGSYQKNAIIN from the coding sequence ATGGAAGATCAACAAGAACAGTTCGTTCTGGGCATTGTCGCTTATGCGGTGCAGCGGGACATTTCGGCAACGCAACTATGCAAACTTTCAGGAATTTCACTTCCTGAATTAACAGGCAAGAATAGTATCACCTTTTCGGCAAAGCAGCTTAATGATCTTTGGCTTAACGCCTGTCATTTAAGTAATGATCCGCTTTTTGGTCTGCACCTTGGCGAGTCGCTGCAACTGGCAGCGCTGGGTGTTGTGGGTGAAATTGTGAAAACCAGCACAACGGTTGGGAATGCGGTAAGCATTGCTACTTCGTTAACGGGACTGGTTACGGATCTTTTCAAAATGGAAGTGCGGCAAAGTGAGCGGCGTTTCACCATTAATCTGATTCCGAACCAGGCCAGGCTTAAAGACTCCGAATTTGCATTTAAGCAAACGCTTGATTTTTTTATGGTGTTTCTGATCCACGAGCTGGACGGATTTATTCTTGAAAAAATCAAACCCGAAGAAGCCCGCTTGCCGTTCACCGCATCGGCTGCAAAAGAGTATACAAGACTCTTGCGCTGCGAACCACTGGAAACAAAGGACGAATATGCTTTGACGTTCGACAGCAAATACTGGGACCTGCCCATTATTACAGCCAATTACGAGTTGCAGACCAGCTTGCTGCAAAATGTGAATCTGCTTGAACTTACCCAGGCGGAAAGCGATAGTTACCGTGCACGGATTTACCAATATCTGCTTAAAAACGCGTATCTCGGAATTGTGTCGCTGGAAGAGATTGCCGCAAATTTTAATGTCAGCCCGAGAAGCCTGCAACGCAAACTCAAAGATGAAAACGTCACTTACCAGGAAGTTGCGGATGAAGTTCGTAAAGCTCTGGCACTGAATTATTTGAGTTCCGGAAAATATTTAATCAAGGAAATTTCCTACATGCTCGGTTACAATGAGCTCAGTGCATTTTCCAGGGCATTCAAACGTTGGACCGGAACAACGCCCGGCTCGTACCAGAAGAATGCCATCATCAATTGA
- a CDS encoding response regulator transcription factor, whose translation MKQILLVEDHSVVRLATRFLIHNLIDSASIMEATNFEETLTHVSSSHFDLIMLDIDIPGGEGFNMIPRLRKLQPKVSILVFSGMDEALYAMHYLKAGANGFLAKNSPQHTVKAAILAVLENGRFVSDIVQQQLMRHTFEADINSGNPLENLSQRELEVMDLLLDGKWTKEIATRLNITGSSVSTYKSRIFEKLEVSTIIEMFVKVEHYKNRRPGK comes from the coding sequence ATGAAACAAATATTACTTGTCGAAGACCACTCAGTAGTCAGACTGGCCACCCGTTTCCTGATCCATAATCTGATCGATTCGGCCAGCATTATGGAAGCCACAAATTTTGAAGAAACACTCACACACGTATCATCATCGCATTTTGATCTCATCATGCTGGACATTGACATTCCTGGCGGCGAGGGTTTTAATATGATCCCGAGACTCAGAAAATTGCAGCCCAAGGTTAGCATTCTCGTTTTCTCAGGCATGGATGAAGCGCTCTACGCCATGCATTACTTAAAAGCTGGTGCAAATGGCTTTCTGGCCAAAAATTCTCCTCAGCATACCGTAAAAGCAGCGATTTTAGCGGTGTTGGAAAACGGCCGGTTTGTAAGCGATATTGTACAACAACAGCTCATGCGGCACACTTTTGAGGCTGATATCAACAGTGGCAACCCGCTTGAAAACCTTTCTCAAAGAGAGCTGGAAGTGATGGACCTGCTGCTGGATGGGAAATGGACAAAAGAGATAGCAACCCGCCTGAACATCACCGGAAGCTCAGTGAGCACCTATAAATCCAGGATTTTTGAAAAGCTGGAAGTTTCCACGATCATTGAGATGTTTGTGAAAGTGGAGCACTACAAGAACCGCAGGCCTGGAAAATAA
- a CDS encoding response regulator, translated as MEKLRNVHFHIIFAIHNLQMKEPKTIYLADDDQDDRYFLRQAMKAANASTEIIEVENGLELITVMKKQPGPQASLILMDMNMPKMNGLETIAAIRADTALSTVPVVMISTSSNSSLIEMAYEAGADSFITKPSTFEEFNQLGVQLTEKFLS; from the coding sequence GTGGAAAAGCTGCGCAATGTGCATTTTCACATTATATTTGCGATTCACAATCTTCAAATGAAGGAACCCAAAACCATCTATCTGGCTGATGATGACCAGGACGACCGCTACTTCCTACGACAGGCAATGAAAGCCGCCAATGCTTCCACCGAAATTATCGAAGTGGAAAACGGTCTGGAATTGATCACCGTCATGAAAAAACAACCTGGGCCCCAGGCTTCGCTTATCCTGATGGACATGAACATGCCCAAAATGAACGGTCTCGAAACCATTGCGGCTATCCGGGCAGATACCGCGCTTTCGACGGTTCCGGTAGTAATGATTTCCACTTCGTCCAATTCTTCGCTCATCGAAATGGCCTACGAGGCCGGTGCAGATAGTTTTATCACCAAGCCGAGCACATTTGAGGAATTCAACCAGCTTGGTGTTCAGTTAACCGAAAAATTCCTTTCATAA